From a region of the Brevibacterium siliguriense genome:
- the mobA gene encoding molybdenum cofactor guanylyltransferase, with product MSVTVMILSGGRSRRFGGVHKPGVRLGGQTVISRILGTVRQAVPEAEVWVAGATVGLTDAEAESVGSVREEPEFSGPLAGIEAASLAMGDSEVTVILAGDMPLVQPDHLRALIVASRESGLPASGVDDRGKLQFLCAAWPTVLLRRRLADIGQTQDRAVKLLFSGLEVARVDVDPAEIIDFDTREEYERVARRIEATDADTAGDPRDWTAASADAPSGARAVPEQVLRMRDLAAGELPGGERMTDAEIAAVLEFASRVKHSDSSLSPVVAAFLAGRLHAATREGGASLAEALAQVEGALTRSRG from the coding sequence ATGTCGGTCACAGTGATGATTCTCAGTGGCGGTCGCTCCCGGCGGTTCGGGGGCGTTCACAAGCCAGGTGTCCGCCTCGGCGGGCAGACGGTGATCTCGCGCATCCTCGGCACCGTCCGGCAGGCCGTACCTGAAGCGGAGGTGTGGGTGGCCGGTGCCACTGTCGGGCTCACGGACGCCGAGGCGGAATCGGTCGGCAGCGTACGGGAGGAACCCGAGTTCTCGGGCCCCCTGGCTGGGATCGAAGCCGCTTCCCTGGCGATGGGTGACTCCGAGGTCACAGTGATCCTGGCCGGGGACATGCCGCTGGTGCAGCCGGACCATCTGCGGGCGCTCATCGTCGCGAGCCGGGAGTCCGGGCTGCCTGCTTCCGGCGTCGATGACCGCGGCAAGCTCCAGTTCCTCTGCGCCGCGTGGCCGACGGTGCTGCTGCGTCGACGCCTGGCCGATATCGGCCAGACGCAGGACAGGGCGGTCAAACTCCTCTTCAGCGGACTCGAGGTCGCTCGTGTCGACGTCGACCCCGCGGAGATCATCGACTTCGACACCCGTGAGGAGTATGAGCGCGTCGCTCGCAGAATCGAGGCCACTGACGCGGATACGGCGGGCGATCCTCGGGACTGGACTGCGGCGAGTGCCGACGCTCCAAGTGGCGCCAGAGCCGTACCGGAGCAGGTGCTGCGGATGCGGGACCTCGCAGCCGGCGAACTTCCGGGGGGAGAGCGGATGACAGATGCCGAGATCGCGGCCGTGCTCGAGTTCGCTTCGCGCGTCAAGCATTCGGACTCATCGCTCAGTCCGGTCGTCGCCGCGTTCCTCGCCGGAAGACTCCACGCTGCGACGAGGGAGGGCGGCGCCTCACTCGCGGAAGCGCTGGCTCAGGTGGAGGGGGCCCTCACTCGCTCTCGGGGCTGA
- a CDS encoding GntR family transcriptional regulator, giving the protein MTHDPARSGAIATELRSRIIAGQLQPGARIRQEEIAAEFGVSRIPIREALRALADAGFVTLVPSTGAWVTELNLEECREVYLMRERLEPLLLALAMPAHTPESLTEFVHLAEAVEAASVPAEFLECDRDFHRAIMAGAGEGRLSQTVDHLWNLSHYYRRRLAAHIRHPRMLVESAPQLFERD; this is encoded by the coding sequence ATGACACATGATCCAGCCCGCAGTGGTGCCATTGCGACTGAGCTGCGTTCGCGCATCATCGCCGGTCAGTTGCAGCCGGGTGCCCGCATCCGGCAGGAGGAGATCGCCGCCGAGTTCGGAGTCAGTCGGATCCCGATCCGCGAGGCCCTGCGCGCTCTGGCTGATGCCGGATTCGTCACCCTTGTTCCGTCGACGGGCGCTTGGGTGACCGAACTCAACCTCGAGGAATGCCGCGAGGTCTACCTCATGCGCGAACGTCTCGAACCTCTCCTGCTGGCTTTGGCGATGCCCGCGCACACCCCAGAATCGCTCACAGAGTTCGTCCACCTCGCCGAGGCGGTCGAGGCCGCAAGTGTGCCCGCTGAGTTCCTCGAATGCGATCGGGACTTCCACCGGGCCATCATGGCTGGGGCTGGTGAGGGGCGATTGAGTCAGACCGTCGACCACCTGTGGAACCTCAGCCACTACTATCGACGCCGACTGGCCGCCCATATCCGCCACCCCCGCATGCTCGTCGAGTCCGCACCGCAGCTGTTCGAGCGAGATTGA
- the ykgO gene encoding type B 50S ribosomal protein L36 — MKVRRSLRSLKSQPGSQVVRRRGRVYVINKKNPRFKARQG, encoded by the coding sequence ATGAAAGTTCGTCGTTCTCTGCGGTCGCTGAAGTCCCAGCCGGGTTCGCAGGTGGTTCGCCGCCGCGGTCGCGTCTATGTCATCAACAAGAAGAATCCTCGCTTCAAGGCCCGCCAGGGCTGA
- a CDS encoding GTP-binding protein has translation MRGSTERGRESVFDGIEAIAVVGLCAAERRHYAMRLARDRSYVFVPAEQTAQGIEAIDRLVDLVGMTSGVHGFVLEHGEGADCAEIIGALSAPDTRAVLTDLVCVLDLACLHSDLDSEERAGVLVSQIEFASTLALVTPDPANSVGREEAIGLIAHLAPEASLFLRCEGAVHEPVCWQFGHRPPDAGWMAILNSEFRPPARAGGVRACRFEQARPFHPQRLQAVLSAAIGEGCWGRIVRSAGFAKLASRPYATAHWDQAGTLLTLSPLSVEPLPGGGPELLALGQDLAFIGFDLDEAGLCEALDWAVLTDAELLAGPMAWLEYHDEFPAWDSAHRG, from the coding sequence ATGCGAGGATCAACGGAGCGCGGCCGGGAATCCGTCTTCGACGGAATCGAAGCGATCGCCGTCGTCGGACTGTGCGCAGCCGAGCGCAGACATTATGCGATGCGTCTGGCCAGGGACCGCAGTTATGTGTTCGTGCCCGCGGAGCAGACCGCGCAGGGAATCGAAGCGATCGACCGCCTCGTCGATCTGGTCGGTATGACTTCCGGTGTGCACGGATTCGTTCTCGAGCACGGGGAGGGCGCAGACTGCGCAGAGATCATCGGAGCCCTGAGCGCACCCGACACACGGGCTGTGCTCACCGACCTCGTGTGCGTGCTCGATCTTGCGTGCCTGCACAGCGATCTCGACTCGGAAGAGCGCGCCGGAGTTCTCGTCTCACAGATCGAATTCGCGTCGACCTTAGCCTTGGTGACACCCGACCCTGCCAATTCGGTTGGGAGGGAGGAGGCCATCGGGTTGATCGCGCACCTGGCGCCCGAGGCGAGTCTGTTCCTTCGGTGCGAAGGCGCGGTGCATGAGCCTGTGTGCTGGCAGTTCGGACACCGACCTCCTGATGCGGGGTGGATGGCGATCCTCAACTCGGAGTTCCGGCCCCCGGCTCGAGCCGGAGGTGTCCGTGCCTGCCGTTTCGAGCAGGCCCGCCCCTTTCACCCGCAACGACTCCAGGCAGTGCTGAGTGCGGCAATCGGCGAAGGCTGCTGGGGTCGGATTGTTCGTTCTGCCGGTTTCGCGAAGCTGGCCTCCCGCCCCTATGCGACCGCGCACTGGGATCAGGCGGGCACTCTGCTCACGCTCTCACCGTTGAGCGTCGAGCCGCTTCCCGGTGGTGGACCGGAACTCCTGGCGCTCGGTCAGGATCTCGCATTCATCGGCTTCGACCTCGACGAAGCGGGGCTGTGCGAGGCTCTCGACTGGGCCGTCCTCACTGATGCTGAACTATTAGCGGGTCCGATGGCCTGGCTGGAGTATCACGACGAGTTCCCCGCATGGGACTCCGCCCATCGAGGCTGA
- a CDS encoding Fur family transcriptional regulator, whose protein sequence is MAAPQKKTRSTAQKALIRAALDTETRFVSAKQLHRRLEDEGASVGLATVYRQLNSLARSGDADTITIAETQLFRACAQTEHHHHLVCEHCGTAVEIDPPSEDWMRQIAASNGFEITHHVFEIFGLCADCRASA, encoded by the coding sequence ATGGCAGCTCCGCAGAAGAAGACGCGAAGCACCGCGCAGAAGGCCCTCATCCGCGCTGCCTTGGATACCGAGACTCGCTTCGTCTCCGCCAAACAGCTCCACCGCCGCCTCGAAGACGAAGGTGCAAGCGTCGGCCTGGCCACCGTCTACCGACAACTCAATTCTCTCGCACGCAGCGGCGACGCCGATACGATCACCATCGCCGAGACACAGCTCTTCCGCGCCTGTGCGCAGACCGAACACCACCATCACCTCGTCTGCGAGCACTGCGGCACCGCCGTTGAGATCGACCCGCCGAGTGAGGATTGGATGCGTCAGATCGCGGCCTCGAACGGATTCGAGATCACGCACCACGTCTTCGAGATCTTCGGCCTGTGCGCCGACTGCCGGGCGTCCGCCTGA
- a CDS encoding CobW family GTP-binding protein: protein MSGPNRRPAIPVILLTGYLGAGKTSLLNHLLRHPDARIGVIVNDFGDLNIDAGLVVGQVDEPLSISGGCVCCLTDDSELEDALVAMTNPKLRLDAIIVEASGFAEPLTLARMITRMGHHRFHLGGVIDVVDATMYFDTVDTSHLPPLRFAATTLVLVNKLDQVPAVDRDATVEAVRARVHERNPRVIVIGTRHARLDPTLIFDPGAGERGPRRGDSGVGEEPNQPELPIRELLRQAYAEAAADEIGDDETDAETMPHRHAQSVTVTGTGPADADAVMDFVEDLPSGVYRVKGTVLVPMGTGQRSFVVQAVGPNVYVAEAARPASKAPSSHAGAGDGSEADSVLVVIGEDFDAEAAEAALTAALNGDAAATVPESSRRGDRSERLLHHVRLHT, encoded by the coding sequence ATGAGTGGACCCAACCGCAGACCAGCGATCCCGGTCATCCTGCTCACGGGCTACCTCGGTGCCGGAAAGACGAGCCTGCTCAATCACCTTCTGCGCCACCCCGACGCCCGCATCGGTGTCATCGTCAATGACTTCGGTGACCTCAACATCGACGCCGGGCTCGTCGTCGGCCAGGTCGACGAACCGCTGTCGATCTCGGGCGGATGTGTGTGCTGCTTGACCGATGATTCGGAGCTCGAGGACGCTCTCGTGGCGATGACGAACCCCAAGCTGCGCCTCGACGCGATCATCGTCGAAGCCAGCGGATTCGCCGAACCCCTGACCCTGGCCCGCATGATCACCCGCATGGGCCACCACCGATTCCACCTCGGCGGGGTCATCGACGTCGTTGACGCGACTATGTACTTCGACACCGTCGACACATCACACCTGCCGCCTCTGCGCTTCGCCGCGACGACATTGGTGTTGGTCAACAAGCTCGACCAGGTGCCTGCCGTCGACCGTGACGCCACGGTCGAAGCCGTCCGCGCCCGCGTCCACGAACGCAACCCGCGTGTCATCGTCATCGGCACCCGCCACGCCCGCCTCGACCCCACGCTGATCTTCGATCCGGGTGCAGGTGAGAGGGGCCCTCGCCGAGGCGACTCCGGAGTCGGCGAAGAGCCGAACCAACCCGAATTGCCGATCCGGGAACTTCTGCGTCAGGCCTACGCCGAGGCGGCGGCCGATGAGATCGGTGACGACGAGACCGATGCGGAAACCATGCCCCACCGTCACGCCCAGTCGGTGACCGTCACCGGCACCGGCCCCGCCGATGCGGATGCGGTGATGGACTTCGTCGAGGACCTCCCGTCCGGGGTCTATCGAGTCAAGGGCACAGTGCTCGTGCCCATGGGAACCGGGCAGCGCAGCTTCGTCGTGCAGGCGGTCGGCCCGAACGTCTACGTCGCCGAGGCCGCCCGACCCGCCTCGAAGGCTCCGTCCTCACACGCGGGGGCCGGTGATGGGTCGGAAGCAGACAGTGTCCTCGTCGTCATCGGCGAGGACTTCGACGCCGAGGCGGCCGAGGCTGCTCTGACCGCCGCCCTCAACGGCGATGCCGCAGCCACGGTACCGGAGAGCAGTCGCCGAGGCGACCGCTCAGAACGCCTCCTGCACCACGTCCGCCTCCATACCTAA
- a CDS encoding efflux RND transporter permease subunit, which produces MSLKNRLIVGLLTLVIAVFGIVATTSLNQETMPSVDLPGTSVQATVPGASPEVIEETVTKPLETTLDGVGELESVTTSTSSGMMTAEVTWPFGKDSEEMTDAVRSAVDGVKSDLPADAEAEVLSYQMDEVPVTMFAVSGGDSATLGDRLETDLVPELRALDGVSNVEVTGQDEQRVSITFRPEDVAEKNVVESSVPDELEAAGTVVPAGQSSQGDTSMAVEVGTEVDAVEQIEKTPLRTSDGTVLLSEVADVDLDSVEKTSLSRADGQDSVTVSVTKDQDANVVDVSHKVADTLDKVGPKLGDDTQFSTIFDQAPEIEKSIHDLSVEGGLGLIFAIFVILAFLGSFRSTIVAAISIPMSLLIAMIGLMVGDYTLNILTLGALTIAVGRVVDDSIVVIENIRRRQGTSDLTVEDIVASVKQVAGAITSSTLTTVAVFLPIAFVDGIAGQLFRPFSVTVSLALLASLIVALTIVPVFSYWVLRRSPKPLSPKRQAATDRSYEQWAAKQHRRSVARAERRQKTIEKKNAKRVAKGKDPLPDATVEPVVAPAPGGGEASGRVDRLQQRSLPAIVSALHHPWRTIAYSVVIFIVTMMCATFLKTDLLGSAGQNSVYITQTLPAGASLEASDKAANRVEAVLGDDPDVETYSTTVNGPESGAENQFNVTLAEDSEADIATNRLRTQLDDLGKDAGEIDVQDAGGSVSEDVEITLSGTDLGALRKAADEVTSTMTDTDGVQSARNDLAADQPVIEVDVDREKAADYGFSQAEVGQAIAAALHGVEAGTITLNGQERDITLAPTHPDATPDEIRALELPVTEVQTQNAQEDATDRVEEKTDARAEEAERKAAEESAEQLESAREARDNAADQLEQARKALRDAENPPPAPSPGDMAADQVEQAREGVEQAEKGLKEANDAIDDLIDSQREQEQSQAEEQALADEQAAIPDIKGEPITVDEIAEVKKTETPATIDRADGDRKVTVFATPSSGQLEAVTAAATDLTETMDLPDGVSFDVGGASQEQAESFGQLGMAMAVAIVLVFLVMIATFRSFVQPLILLVAIPFAATGAVLLLLATGTPLGIPSLIGLLMLIGIVVTNAIVLIDLINKLREDGLELMDAIVHGTRLRLRPILMTAAATIFALVPMSLGLTGGGVFISQPLAIVVIGGLTSSTVLTLVLVPALYLLVERRKETRAALKEEKRARKRAENQARIEEEVTEVALRSDEN; this is translated from the coding sequence ATGAGTCTGAAGAACCGCCTCATCGTCGGATTGCTCACCCTCGTGATCGCCGTCTTCGGCATCGTCGCGACCACCTCACTCAACCAGGAGACGATGCCCTCGGTCGACCTGCCTGGCACTTCGGTGCAGGCCACAGTCCCCGGCGCCTCACCGGAGGTGATCGAGGAGACTGTGACGAAGCCTCTCGAGACCACGCTCGACGGGGTCGGAGAGCTCGAATCGGTGACCACCTCCACCTCGTCGGGGATGATGACCGCCGAGGTGACTTGGCCGTTCGGCAAGGACTCCGAAGAGATGACCGACGCTGTCCGCTCGGCCGTCGACGGAGTGAAGTCCGACCTGCCCGCCGATGCGGAAGCCGAGGTGCTGTCGTATCAGATGGATGAGGTTCCGGTGACGATGTTCGCCGTCTCCGGCGGAGACTCTGCCACCCTCGGCGACCGTCTCGAGACCGACCTCGTTCCCGAACTCCGCGCTCTCGACGGAGTCTCGAACGTCGAGGTCACCGGCCAAGACGAGCAGAGAGTCTCCATCACGTTCCGCCCCGAGGATGTAGCGGAGAAGAACGTCGTCGAATCCTCTGTTCCCGATGAGCTCGAAGCCGCCGGCACTGTCGTTCCCGCTGGCCAGAGCTCACAGGGAGACACATCGATGGCCGTCGAGGTCGGCACGGAGGTCGACGCCGTCGAGCAGATCGAGAAGACTCCGCTGCGCACCTCGGACGGAACCGTGCTGCTGAGCGAGGTCGCCGACGTCGACCTCGACTCGGTCGAGAAGACCTCCCTGTCCCGCGCCGACGGCCAGGACTCCGTGACCGTGTCGGTGACCAAGGACCAGGACGCCAATGTCGTCGACGTCTCTCACAAGGTCGCCGACACCCTTGACAAGGTCGGCCCGAAGCTCGGCGACGACACGCAATTCTCGACGATCTTCGATCAGGCTCCGGAGATCGAGAAGTCGATCCACGACCTCTCCGTCGAAGGCGGTCTCGGCCTGATCTTCGCGATCTTCGTCATCCTCGCCTTCCTCGGCTCCTTCCGCTCGACCATCGTCGCCGCGATCTCGATCCCGATGTCGCTGCTCATTGCGATGATCGGCCTCATGGTCGGCGACTACACGCTCAACATCCTCACCTTGGGCGCCCTGACGATCGCCGTCGGCCGCGTCGTCGACGACTCCATCGTCGTCATCGAGAACATTCGCCGGCGCCAGGGCACGAGCGATCTGACAGTCGAGGACATCGTGGCCAGCGTCAAGCAGGTTGCCGGTGCCATCACTTCCTCGACCCTGACCACTGTCGCCGTGTTCCTGCCCATCGCCTTCGTCGACGGCATCGCCGGACAGCTCTTCCGGCCCTTCTCCGTCACCGTCAGCCTGGCGCTGTTGGCTTCACTCATCGTGGCGCTGACGATCGTCCCCGTGTTCAGCTACTGGGTCCTGCGCCGCAGCCCCAAACCGCTCTCGCCCAAACGACAAGCCGCCACCGACCGGAGCTATGAGCAGTGGGCCGCCAAGCAGCACCGCCGCTCGGTGGCCCGTGCCGAACGTCGTCAGAAGACGATCGAGAAGAAGAACGCCAAGCGCGTGGCCAAGGGCAAGGACCCACTGCCGGACGCGACTGTCGAACCCGTCGTCGCTCCCGCGCCCGGAGGTGGTGAGGCTTCCGGCAGGGTCGATCGTCTCCAGCAGCGCAGCCTGCCGGCGATCGTCTCCGCCCTGCACCATCCCTGGCGGACTATTGCCTACTCCGTTGTCATCTTCATCGTCACGATGATGTGCGCGACCTTCCTCAAGACGGACCTGCTCGGTTCGGCAGGGCAGAACTCGGTGTACATCACCCAGACCCTGCCTGCGGGTGCCTCGCTCGAAGCCAGTGACAAGGCTGCGAATCGCGTGGAGGCCGTGCTCGGTGATGACCCGGACGTCGAGACCTATTCGACGACGGTCAACGGACCGGAATCGGGAGCGGAGAACCAGTTCAACGTCACCCTGGCCGAGGACTCCGAGGCCGATATCGCAACGAACCGCCTCCGCACCCAACTCGACGACTTGGGGAAGGACGCGGGTGAAATCGACGTCCAAGATGCCGGCGGCTCCGTCAGCGAGGATGTCGAGATCACCCTCTCGGGTACCGACCTGGGTGCCCTGAGGAAGGCCGCCGACGAGGTCACCTCGACGATGACGGACACCGACGGAGTCCAGTCCGCCCGCAACGACCTCGCCGCCGACCAGCCGGTCATCGAAGTCGACGTCGACCGGGAGAAAGCAGCGGACTACGGTTTCAGCCAGGCCGAGGTCGGGCAGGCCATCGCCGCAGCCCTCCATGGCGTCGAGGCCGGAACCATCACCCTCAATGGCCAGGAGCGCGACATCACTCTCGCTCCGACGCACCCGGATGCGACCCCAGACGAGATCCGTGCCCTCGAACTTCCCGTCACCGAGGTGCAGACGCAGAACGCCCAGGAAGACGCGACGGACCGGGTCGAGGAGAAGACAGATGCCCGCGCCGAGGAGGCCGAGCGCAAGGCCGCAGAAGAATCAGCCGAGCAGCTCGAATCCGCCCGCGAAGCCCGAGACAACGCGGCCGACCAGCTCGAACAGGCGAGGAAGGCTCTGCGCGACGCCGAGAATCCGCCGCCGGCACCGAGCCCCGGTGACATGGCAGCCGATCAGGTGGAGCAGGCCCGCGAAGGCGTCGAGCAGGCAGAAAAGGGACTGAAGGAAGCCAACGACGCCATCGATGACCTTATCGACAGTCAGCGTGAACAGGAGCAGAGCCAGGCGGAGGAACAGGCTCTCGCCGATGAGCAGGCTGCCATCCCCGACATCAAGGGCGAGCCGATCACCGTCGACGAGATCGCGGAGGTGAAGAAGACCGAGACGCCGGCCACGATCGACCGTGCCGACGGAGACCGGAAGGTCACCGTGTTCGCAACCCCGTCCAGCGGCCAGTTGGAGGCGGTCACCGCCGCGGCGACCGACCTGACGGAGACCATGGATCTGCCCGACGGAGTCAGCTTCGACGTCGGCGGCGCCAGCCAGGAGCAGGCCGAATCCTTCGGCCAACTCGGCATGGCGATGGCCGTAGCGATCGTGCTCGTGTTCCTCGTGATGATCGCGACCTTCCGCAGCTTCGTCCAGCCGCTCATCCTGCTGGTGGCGATCCCGTTCGCCGCGACCGGAGCCGTGCTGCTCCTGCTGGCGACTGGCACACCTCTGGGCATCCCCTCGCTCATCGGTCTGCTCATGCTCATCGGCATCGTCGTGACGAACGCCATCGTGCTCATCGACCTCATCAACAAACTGCGTGAGGACGGACTGGAGCTCATGGACGCGATCGTCCACGGCACCAGGCTGCGCCTGCGCCCGATCCTCATGACCGCGGCTGCGACGATCTTCGCTCTCGTGCCGATGTCGCTCGGGCTCACCGGCGGGGGAGTCTTCATCTCGCAGCCCCTGGCGATCGTCGTCATCGGCGGACTCACCTCATCGACGGTGCTCACGCTCGTCCTCGTCCCCGCCCTCTACCTCCTCGTCGAACGGCGCAAGGAGACCCGGGCGGCGCTCAAGGAAGAGAAACGCGCCAGGAAACGCGCGGAGAACCAAGCGAGGATCGAAGAGGAGGTCACCGAGGTGGCACTGCGGTCCGACGAGAACTGA